A genomic region of Fervidobacterium gondwanense DSM 13020 contains the following coding sequences:
- a CDS encoding carbohydrate kinase family protein encodes MVLFVGELLADLITEERFQNAENFVLKIGGSPGNIARYSAQLGVPSRMLSRVGNDPIGGRILKRLAESGVDVSFVQEDNIHGTTLVFVQKTPDSPDFFVIRGADQHLELANDEIEKILEGVKIVHFSCWMLSRCNLYELTMRIVKAAFEKGISVSFDPNCRDKLFECGKIDSEKVMNMLRYTTYSKPSLDDAIAIFKSELSVNSPVENEVKYYIERFHQLGVKYVVLTAGKMGAYASDGNTIIHIPPSAKKVIDATGAGDGFWAGMYYALTKGYDFFKACEFGSKVAGHIVGFVGADVPLNEFKVE; translated from the coding sequence ATGGTACTATTTGTCGGTGAATTGCTTGCGGACCTTATCACGGAAGAGCGATTTCAAAATGCGGAGAATTTTGTTTTGAAGATTGGTGGTTCTCCGGGGAATATAGCGCGATACAGTGCACAACTCGGCGTACCTTCAAGGATGCTTTCGAGGGTGGGAAATGACCCGATCGGAGGAAGAATTCTGAAAAGGCTCGCAGAGTCCGGGGTGGATGTGTCTTTTGTTCAAGAAGATAATATCCACGGAACTACTTTGGTGTTCGTTCAGAAGACGCCTGACAGTCCGGACTTTTTCGTTATTCGTGGTGCGGATCAACATCTTGAGTTGGCTAATGATGAAATCGAAAAGATCCTTGAAGGAGTAAAGATAGTGCATTTTAGTTGTTGGATGCTGTCGAGGTGCAATTTGTACGAGCTTACGATGAGAATTGTCAAAGCAGCTTTTGAAAAGGGGATATCGGTAAGTTTTGATCCAAACTGCCGTGATAAGCTTTTTGAATGTGGGAAAATTGATAGCGAAAAGGTAATGAATATGCTTCGGTACACAACATATTCAAAACCTTCGCTTGATGATGCGATTGCGATTTTCAAGAGTGAATTGAGTGTGAACTCTCCTGTTGAAAACGAAGTCAAATATTATATAGAGCGATTTCATCAGTTAGGTGTGAAATATGTTGTTTTAACCGCAGGCAAGATGGGAGCTTACGCGTCAGATGGAAACACGATTATTCATATACCGCCTTCCGCAAAAAAGGTTATTGATGCAACGGGCGCTGGTGATGGTTTTTGGGCAGGTATGTACTACGCTTTAACAAAAGGGTACGATTTTTTCAAGGCTTGTGAATTTGGAAGTAAGGTAGCAGGTCATATAGTCGGATTTGTAGGAGCAGATGTGCCTTTGAATGAATTCAAGGTCGAGTGA
- a CDS encoding carbohydrate ABC transporter permease has protein sequence MTTKAKRNIMNFLLILSVVFILVWCIFPFYWAIISSLKPNIELFDPNPTFLPRNPTFSNYVKVFQERPFHENIWNSIVVSGITTLTTLIFGSFAGYAIARLHMRGKAVVMALILAVSMFPQISILGSLFVILRKLGFINTYQGLILPYVAITLPLTTWILQNFFRDLPKEIEEAAAIDGCSRLRTLFQIVFPMSAPGLVATGLLTFITAWNEFLFAFTFMQKPDFYTVPVAIAMFAGRSQYEQPWGQLMAAAVIVTVPLVALVLIFQNRIIAGLSSGAVKG, from the coding sequence ATGACAACTAAAGCAAAGAGAAATATCATGAATTTCTTGCTTATACTATCAGTTGTTTTTATCTTAGTCTGGTGTATCTTCCCGTTTTACTGGGCTATTATTTCATCACTTAAGCCAAATATAGAGCTTTTCGACCCTAATCCGACGTTTCTCCCAAGAAATCCAACGTTTTCTAATTACGTTAAGGTCTTCCAAGAGAGACCGTTCCACGAGAACATATGGAACAGCATTGTTGTATCAGGTATAACGACACTGACGACGCTTATCTTTGGCTCATTCGCAGGATATGCGATCGCACGTTTGCACATGAGAGGGAAAGCTGTAGTAATGGCTTTGATCCTCGCAGTCAGTATGTTCCCGCAGATTTCTATCCTCGGTTCGTTGTTTGTTATTTTGAGAAAGCTTGGGTTTATAAACACATATCAAGGCTTGATATTGCCGTATGTGGCTATCACACTCCCGCTCACAACTTGGATATTGCAGAATTTCTTTAGAGACCTTCCGAAAGAGATCGAAGAAGCTGCAGCTATAGATGGTTGTTCAAGACTTCGCACTCTCTTTCAGATTGTGTTTCCAATGTCAGCTCCGGGTCTTGTTGCAACTGGGCTTTTGACGTTTATAACCGCTTGGAATGAGTTCCTCTTTGCATTCACCTTTATGCAAAAGCCTGACTTTTATACAGTACCTGTCGCAATAGCGATGTTCGCTGGTAGAAGTCAGTACGAGCAACCGTGGGGACAGCTCATGGCTGCGGCTGTTATCGTCACTGTACCGCTCGTAGCACTCGTGCTTATATTCCAGAACAGAATTATCGCCGGTCTTAGTTCGGGTGCGGTGAAAGGATAA
- a CDS encoding carbohydrate ABC transporter permease: MVLPALIVISVIAFFPLFKTFYDSFYEFSLRPDIEKEFVGLKNYADLFHDDRFLAALKTTIVFTVVSVALETLFGLLIAVVVNQPFKFRGAVRAAMLIPWAIPTAISSQMWKWMFNDQGGIMTKLLETLRIIEPGFPILGSPDTALWAIIAVDVWKTTPFMALLILAGLQLIPEELYEAARIDGANLWQRFTKITLPMLSSTIAVALIFRTLDALRVFDVVFIMTRGSVGTETLAVYNRVLLMDRAFTGAWFGYGSALSVVIFLLISIFAIIYIKSLKLKLD, from the coding sequence ATGGTGCTGCCAGCTTTGATAGTCATATCTGTGATCGCATTTTTTCCACTTTTTAAAACTTTTTACGATAGTTTCTATGAATTTAGTTTGAGGCCTGATATAGAGAAGGAGTTTGTTGGTTTAAAAAATTACGCGGATTTATTTCACGATGATAGGTTTTTAGCAGCATTGAAAACAACAATTGTTTTTACTGTTGTTTCTGTTGCACTTGAGACTCTGTTTGGGTTGCTGATAGCTGTCGTGGTTAACCAACCTTTCAAGTTTAGAGGTGCAGTTAGAGCTGCAATGCTTATTCCATGGGCTATTCCTACTGCGATTTCTTCGCAAATGTGGAAGTGGATGTTTAACGACCAGGGTGGCATTATGACCAAATTGCTTGAAACGTTGCGAATAATAGAACCCGGATTCCCGATTTTGGGTTCGCCGGATACTGCACTTTGGGCGATAATAGCAGTCGACGTGTGGAAGACAACACCGTTCATGGCACTTTTGATCTTAGCCGGTCTACAATTGATACCAGAAGAGCTTTACGAAGCGGCAAGAATCGATGGAGCGAATTTGTGGCAGAGGTTTACAAAGATAACTTTGCCAATGCTCAGTTCAACGATAGCGGTTGCTCTGATATTCAGAACGCTTGATGCTCTGAGAGTATTCGATGTTGTGTTCATAATGACGCGCGGAAGCGTCGGAACTGAGACCTTAGCTGTCTACAACAGGGTTCTGCTTATGGATAGGGCGTTCACTGGCGCGTGGTTTGGCTACGGTTCCGCACTCTCTGTGGTTATATTCCTACTGATTTCAATATTCGCAATAATATATATAAAATCTTTAAAGCTTAAGCTCGATTAA
- a CDS encoding ABC transporter substrate-binding protein: MKKFLLVALLLVLSVVAFSRVTITMTAGAVGKELEVLYAQLDTFMRQNPDIKVSVMPMPNSSTERHDLYVTYLASGEKEPTILMLDVIWPAEFAPYLEDLSADKDYFELGKFLPGTVKAATVGGKIVAVPWFTDAGMLYYRKDLLEKYGFKNPPKTWDELVTIAKTITAKEKNIQGFVWQGARYEGLVCDFMEYLISFGGDVLDDAGNVIVNSPAAVKALQFMVDLIYTHKVSPQAVTTYMEEEARRAFQNGQAVFMRNWPYAWALLNDPKESKVAGKVGVAPLPAGPSGKSAATLGGWMLGINKNATPEEKAAAKKLVKFLTGYDQQLYKAVNAGQNPTMMDVYKDASLKKAAPFMVELYGMFINAAPRPRTAKYSEISDVIQKYVHAALTKQTTPQKAIEDMAKELNKVLGK; the protein is encoded by the coding sequence ATGAAGAAGTTTTTATTGGTAGCTTTACTATTGGTACTGTCTGTGGTAGCGTTTTCGAGAGTAACCATAACAATGACAGCGGGTGCGGTAGGTAAGGAGCTTGAGGTATTGTACGCTCAGCTCGATACTTTCATGAGGCAGAACCCAGATATTAAAGTTTCAGTCATGCCAATGCCAAACTCATCAACGGAAAGACACGACCTTTATGTCACGTACTTAGCTTCTGGTGAAAAGGAACCAACGATACTTATGCTTGACGTTATCTGGCCAGCAGAGTTTGCACCATACCTTGAAGATTTATCAGCAGACAAGGATTACTTCGAGCTTGGTAAATTCCTCCCCGGAACAGTTAAGGCAGCAACAGTCGGCGGAAAGATCGTCGCAGTTCCATGGTTCACAGATGCTGGTATGCTTTACTACAGAAAGGATTTACTTGAGAAGTATGGATTCAAGAATCCTCCAAAAACATGGGACGAACTCGTAACTATTGCAAAGACAATAACAGCGAAGGAAAAGAACATTCAAGGATTTGTATGGCAGGGTGCAAGATACGAAGGTTTAGTCTGTGACTTTATGGAATACTTGATTTCCTTTGGCGGAGATGTCCTTGACGATGCAGGAAACGTTATAGTCAACAGCCCAGCAGCTGTAAAGGCTCTCCAGTTCATGGTCGATTTGATTTACACACACAAAGTCTCTCCACAAGCAGTCACAACATACATGGAAGAAGAAGCAAGAAGGGCATTCCAGAACGGTCAAGCAGTCTTTATGAGAAACTGGCCATACGCATGGGCACTCCTCAACGATCCAAAAGAATCAAAAGTTGCAGGTAAAGTCGGCGTAGCTCCACTTCCAGCAGGTCCATCTGGAAAGTCAGCTGCAACGCTCGGTGGTTGGATGCTCGGTATCAACAAGAATGCAACACCAGAAGAAAAAGCAGCTGCAAAGAAACTTGTAAAGTTCCTCACAGGATACGATCAACAGCTCTACAAGGCAGTCAACGCAGGTCAGAACCCAACGATGATGGATGTTTACAAAGACGCATCACTCAAGAAAGCAGCTCCATTCATGGTTGAATTGTACGGTATGTTCATTAACGCAGCTCCAAGACCAAGAACAGCGAAATACAGCGAAATTTCCGATGTAATCCAGAAATACGTACACGCAGCACTTACAAAACAGACAACCCCACAAAAAGCAATTGAAGACATGGCAAAAGAGCTTAACAAGGTGCTTGGAAAATAA
- a CDS encoding glycosyltransferase — translation MTVELPIKKLSDYSIFAKEDVDAIFELGKELKGLKVVHVNATAYGGGVAELLMTIVPLMRDAGIDATWEVLEAPMEFFNVTKKFHNTLQGADIEITDEEWALYEKVNEENAKKLNLDADVVIIHDPQPAYVPLYRNSPNTKYIWRCHIDTSTPNLKVWDRLTSKMTIYQKALFHIMDYVRAPFDKIAVEFPPSIDPLSPKNREMSHGEMMEVADRYNINTSKPLITVVARFDPWKDLFSSIDVYRKVKEKHDVQLAIVSAMAKDDPEGWLFFEDVLRYAGTDKDILFLTDLKGVSHLEVNAIQRLSTIGLHTATREGFGLVISEMMWKEHPVVARPVGGVKIQIDDGVNGYLRTEVNDLADAISELLENKTKLDEFGKKAKEKVRRTYLSTAHVRRYLEVIKSVVK, via the coding sequence ATGACGGTAGAACTGCCTATTAAGAAGCTTTCAGACTACAGTATTTTTGCTAAAGAAGACGTTGATGCAATATTCGAACTTGGAAAAGAACTCAAAGGGCTCAAAGTTGTGCACGTAAACGCTACCGCATACGGCGGTGGAGTAGCAGAATTGCTCATGACGATCGTTCCGTTGATGAGAGATGCAGGAATAGATGCTACTTGGGAAGTATTGGAAGCACCTATGGAATTTTTTAACGTCACGAAGAAGTTTCACAACACATTGCAGGGCGCAGATATCGAAATAACCGATGAAGAGTGGGCGCTATATGAAAAAGTCAACGAAGAAAACGCTAAAAAACTCAATCTCGACGCTGACGTAGTGATAATTCACGACCCACAGCCAGCGTATGTACCGCTCTACAGAAATTCACCAAACACAAAATACATCTGGCGCTGTCACATTGACACAAGCACGCCGAATCTGAAGGTATGGGACAGGCTCACTTCGAAGATGACCATCTACCAAAAGGCACTCTTCCATATAATGGACTATGTAAGGGCTCCGTTCGACAAGATAGCCGTAGAATTCCCACCAAGCATCGACCCACTTAGCCCGAAAAATAGAGAGATGAGCCATGGAGAGATGATGGAGGTTGCTGACAGGTACAACATCAACACATCGAAGCCACTTATAACAGTCGTTGCAAGGTTCGACCCCTGGAAAGACCTTTTCTCATCCATCGACGTTTACAGAAAGGTCAAAGAGAAACACGATGTCCAGCTTGCAATCGTGTCTGCGATGGCAAAGGACGATCCAGAAGGATGGTTGTTCTTCGAGGATGTTCTCAGGTACGCTGGTACGGATAAAGATATACTCTTCTTAACTGACCTCAAAGGCGTGAGCCACCTTGAAGTCAACGCTATCCAAAGGCTCTCAACCATTGGCTTGCACACAGCAACGAGGGAAGGCTTTGGACTTGTAATCAGCGAAATGATGTGGAAAGAACACCCAGTCGTTGCAAGACCCGTTGGCGGAGTGAAAATACAGATAGATGACGGTGTCAACGGATACCTCAGAACCGAAGTGAACGACTTGGCGGACGCCATTTCGGAACTTTTGGAAAATAAAACGAAACTTGACGAATTTGGAAAGAAAGCGAAAGAAAAGGTCAGAAGAACATATCTGTCAACTGCCCACGTGAGGAGGTATTTGGAAGTTATAAAGTCTGTTGTTAAATGA
- a CDS encoding ROK family transcriptional regulator, with protein sequence MKNEAKILLQILRHKKIRRKELEKIIGVNPSTMTYLLDKLQGYIDIEEELPTIGKPPQFVSISKNAWTILAVSVGREKIRAVVYNGKGEELESAEYRVKSEHLNNEAMSELLKRTIEKFYDFDSVGIAFSGNVVDGKVESRILKLKNYDPVKSLKLKSLGIPYVIISDVEAIAAYESKTSGKERVFVLNYGTGIGACYYEYHALFSRDEFKNIPLGHLYYGGNEKCYCGAVGCLETVASDYAVFKKFTKQDIRFVDFIEHEEDYWTELKQIRNITKNGDESAIAIYRNLYKEVVEKLAYVLGNASMLLEVDEIAIYGEGSSPLLAEALEEKINSLSPNFNVSVRHGSVSDAVERGISLEAAVNLVRRKFSK encoded by the coding sequence TTGAAAAACGAAGCCAAGATACTGCTGCAAATCTTGAGACACAAAAAAATAAGGCGCAAGGAGCTTGAGAAAATAATAGGTGTGAACCCCTCCACTATGACTTATCTTCTCGACAAATTGCAAGGATATATAGATATTGAGGAGGAGCTCCCTACTATAGGGAAGCCTCCTCAATTTGTTTCAATATCCAAAAACGCTTGGACTATACTTGCCGTCAGCGTAGGTAGAGAAAAGATTCGAGCAGTTGTCTACAATGGAAAAGGTGAAGAACTCGAAAGTGCTGAATATAGAGTTAAGAGTGAACACTTGAACAATGAAGCAATGAGTGAATTGCTAAAGAGAACAATAGAGAAATTCTACGACTTCGACAGTGTAGGCATCGCATTTTCTGGAAACGTTGTGGATGGAAAAGTGGAATCGCGGATACTAAAATTGAAGAATTACGACCCGGTTAAGTCACTGAAATTAAAATCACTTGGCATACCGTATGTTATAATCTCAGACGTAGAAGCCATCGCAGCGTACGAATCAAAAACCTCAGGCAAGGAAAGAGTCTTTGTTCTGAATTACGGAACGGGCATAGGTGCTTGTTACTACGAATATCATGCGCTCTTCAGCCGCGACGAGTTCAAAAACATACCGCTTGGCCACCTGTACTACGGCGGAAATGAAAAGTGCTATTGCGGAGCGGTCGGTTGTCTTGAAACTGTTGCTTCTGACTACGCGGTATTTAAGAAATTTACGAAACAAGACATTCGCTTCGTTGATTTCATAGAGCATGAGGAAGATTACTGGACAGAATTGAAGCAGATAAGAAACATTACTAAGAACGGTGATGAAAGCGCGATAGCAATTTATAGGAATCTATATAAAGAGGTTGTTGAAAAATTAGCATACGTGCTCGGCAACGCATCGATGCTTTTGGAAGTAGACGAAATTGCAATCTACGGAGAAGGCAGTTCTCCTCTTCTGGCTGAAGCGTTAGAAGAGAAGATTAATAGCCTTTCACCGAACTTCAACGTATCAGTAAGGCATGGTAGTGTTTCAGACGCTGTTGAAAGAGGCATATCCTTAGAAGCAGCGGTCAATCTCGTTAGACGGAAATTCTCAAAATAG
- the udk gene encoding uridine kinase, with translation MYIILVGGGTGSGKTTVAKRIMESIGSDKCVMLPMDNYYKDMSHLPLEERKKYNYDHPDMIEHTLIVKHVKELLTGKSVDLPDYDFAQYTRTENNIKVDPKPILLIEGIFALYYDELRALADLKIYVDTEGDERFIRRLQRDIFERGRTIESVINQYLNTVKPMHDAYVEPTKKHADIIIPRGGYNDKAIEVVVEYIQNLI, from the coding sequence ATGTACATCATCTTGGTTGGTGGCGGTACTGGTTCTGGTAAGACGACAGTTGCAAAACGCATAATGGAATCGATAGGTTCTGACAAATGCGTAATGCTCCCTATGGATAATTACTACAAAGACATGTCGCACCTTCCGTTGGAAGAAAGAAAAAAATACAACTACGACCACCCGGACATGATCGAGCATACGCTCATCGTAAAGCACGTAAAAGAACTGCTGACAGGCAAGTCAGTGGACCTTCCGGACTACGACTTCGCACAGTACACAAGAACGGAAAACAACATCAAAGTAGATCCGAAACCTATCCTTTTAATCGAAGGTATCTTCGCACTTTATTACGACGAACTACGTGCACTTGCAGACCTCAAAATATACGTCGACACTGAAGGTGACGAAAGATTCATCAGAAGACTGCAAAGAGATATCTTCGAAAGGGGAAGAACGATAGAATCCGTAATCAACCAATACTTGAACACCGTAAAACCCATGCACGATGCTTACGTTGAACCTACGAAGAAACATGCAGACATAATAATTCCACGCGGTGGTTACAACGACAAAGCGATTGAGGTAGTCGTCGAGTACATACAAAATCTCATCTGA
- the miaB gene encoding tRNA (N6-isopentenyl adenosine(37)-C2)-methylthiotransferase MiaB, whose translation MKVHIFTYGCQMNENDTEIAKQLLLNEGFEITDSEDDADVVILNTCAVRKKSEEKVYSHIGKLKKKGKKIGIMGCVAEKEKENLFKRGVSFVLGTRALAEIPQAVQNAKNGSRHAYFDDTLSEIEYHKVETRSSKHHAWITIIYGCDRFCTYCIVPYTRSREKSRTLESVLTEVRALVDKGYKEFTFLGQNVDAYGKDLGDGTSLAKLLREASKIERIKRLWFLTSYPTDFSLEIPQAMLESEKIARSVHLPVQHGSNKILKAMNRRYTREEYIQLIQDIRKIVPDASISSDIIVGFPGETDEDFEDTVNLVKELKFERLNLAVYSPREGTVAWKYYKDNVPYKTKVRRMSYLLNLQKFINKELNEAYKDKTVEVIVEAQAKNGLFYGRDIRNKIISFEGSNELIGKSVLVKVNKITAGPLYGTIEKVLDF comes from the coding sequence ATGAAAGTACATATCTTCACCTACGGTTGCCAGATGAACGAAAACGACACGGAAATCGCAAAGCAATTGCTTCTAAATGAAGGTTTTGAAATAACAGACAGCGAAGACGACGCCGATGTTGTTATCCTCAATACATGTGCGGTTAGGAAGAAATCGGAAGAAAAGGTATATAGCCACATAGGCAAACTGAAGAAGAAGGGCAAGAAAATAGGAATAATGGGATGCGTTGCGGAGAAGGAAAAAGAGAACCTCTTCAAAAGAGGCGTCTCTTTCGTTCTCGGAACGCGCGCATTGGCTGAGATTCCGCAGGCAGTCCAAAATGCTAAGAATGGTAGTAGACACGCATACTTTGACGATACGTTGAGCGAAATAGAGTACCACAAAGTCGAAACGAGGAGCTCAAAACACCACGCGTGGATAACAATAATCTATGGCTGTGATAGATTCTGCACTTATTGTATAGTCCCATACACAAGAAGCAGGGAAAAATCAAGAACGTTAGAGAGTGTTTTGACAGAAGTTCGAGCACTGGTAGATAAGGGATACAAAGAATTCACATTCCTTGGCCAAAACGTAGATGCTTACGGAAAAGATTTGGGCGATGGAACATCACTTGCCAAATTGTTGAGAGAGGCTTCAAAGATAGAACGTATTAAAAGACTCTGGTTCCTCACATCATACCCGACGGACTTTTCACTCGAAATACCACAAGCCATGCTTGAGAGCGAAAAAATAGCAAGGTCAGTGCACTTGCCAGTCCAACACGGCAGCAACAAGATACTTAAGGCAATGAACAGGAGATACACCAGAGAAGAATACATACAACTTATCCAGGATATAAGGAAAATAGTTCCTGATGCCTCAATTTCGAGTGATATAATTGTAGGATTTCCGGGAGAAACCGACGAAGACTTCGAAGACACTGTTAACCTTGTGAAAGAACTAAAATTCGAAAGGCTCAACCTCGCAGTCTACTCTCCACGCGAGGGCACGGTTGCGTGGAAGTACTACAAAGACAATGTACCTTACAAAACAAAAGTTAGAAGGATGTCTTACCTTCTAAACTTGCAAAAATTCATCAACAAAGAGCTCAATGAGGCGTACAAAGATAAAACGGTGGAAGTGATTGTAGAAGCCCAAGCAAAGAACGGGCTTTTCTACGGACGAGATATCAGGAATAAAATCATCTCATTCGAAGGAAGTAATGAACTGATAGGGAAAAGTGTATTAGTGAAGGTAAACAAGATAACCGCAGGTCCTCTGTACGGCACTATCGAAAAAGTTTTGGATTTCTAA
- the rsmA gene encoding 16S rRNA (adenine(1518)-N(6)/adenine(1519)-N(6))-dimethyltransferase RsmA codes for MKKYGVTLKKSLGQNFLSNETFAEKIVQLSEIEKTDTVLEIGAGAGTLTVALAQTGATIFAIEIDERMRPILQERLLTYENVHLIFSDFLALDTSFLPDGYKCVSNIPYYITAPILKKLLFTNFKFLTIMMQKEVGERLLEKPGSSNRGFLTVVLQTVANVQKVLTVPKSAFVPNPDVDSVVLKMTRKEQLPFSDNYELESYWNLVSNAFSQKRKTIYNNLKTFIDDKQKIEEILLKAGVQPNERPEGLTEEQFVALWREWKRI; via the coding sequence TTGAAAAAGTACGGAGTAACGCTTAAAAAATCGCTCGGGCAAAACTTCTTGTCGAACGAAACATTCGCCGAAAAGATCGTTCAGCTGTCGGAAATCGAGAAAACGGATACCGTCCTTGAAATAGGAGCTGGAGCTGGAACATTAACGGTTGCACTTGCACAAACAGGTGCAACTATTTTTGCTATTGAAATAGATGAGAGGATGCGACCAATACTCCAAGAAAGATTACTCACATACGAAAACGTCCACCTCATATTTTCAGACTTTCTCGCGTTAGATACATCTTTCTTGCCTGATGGCTATAAATGCGTCTCGAACATCCCGTACTACATTACAGCGCCGATACTCAAAAAATTACTCTTCACAAATTTCAAATTCCTCACAATCATGATGCAAAAAGAAGTTGGCGAGAGATTGCTTGAAAAACCCGGTAGCTCAAACCGCGGATTTCTAACTGTCGTGCTCCAAACCGTCGCAAACGTACAAAAGGTGCTTACAGTTCCAAAGAGCGCTTTTGTGCCGAATCCAGATGTCGACAGCGTTGTACTGAAAATGACAAGAAAAGAACAGTTACCATTTTCAGACAATTATGAACTTGAATCTTACTGGAATTTAGTTTCGAACGCATTCTCTCAGAAAAGAAAGACAATCTACAATAATCTAAAGACGTTTATTGACGATAAACAAAAGATAGAGGAAATACTCTTAAAAGCAGGTGTTCAGCCGAACGAAAGACCGGAAGGACTGACTGAAGAACAGTTCGTAGCGCTGTGGAGAGAATGGAAAAGAATATAG
- a CDS encoding Cof-type HAD-IIB family hydrolase, whose translation MKRTFVFDLDGTVLNSKNEFPQETKRIVLNILENGDNVVFATGRMHISAKKLLENVFGKDIFPIISYNGAVIYLPEKGFIFEKTLDMETSYRVIDFLRERNTHVQTYVDDLLYSEKDDDEIKLYSKHADVPYYVVDDLKALPHPPIKILAVGEAEKLDLMIEPLKSIVDGRANVFKSFSIFLDIVPSDANKGIALQFLAEHLNFDLSKTIVFGDNENDIYMFNVAGMKIAVENAVEKLKEVADFVSKSNEENGVLHAFNTLFPEYTR comes from the coding sequence TTGAAAAGAACATTTGTCTTCGACTTAGACGGCACAGTGCTGAATTCAAAGAACGAATTTCCTCAAGAAACGAAGCGAATAGTTTTGAACATACTGGAAAACGGGGATAATGTTGTATTCGCAACTGGAAGAATGCACATCTCCGCAAAAAAACTCTTAGAAAACGTATTTGGAAAAGACATTTTCCCCATAATCTCATACAACGGAGCAGTAATATATCTTCCTGAAAAGGGATTTATATTTGAAAAAACGCTCGACATGGAAACCTCATACAGAGTCATCGATTTTCTCAGAGAAAGAAACACTCACGTTCAAACCTACGTTGATGACCTGCTGTACAGCGAAAAGGACGATGACGAAATAAAGCTCTACTCAAAACACGCGGATGTACCGTATTACGTGGTCGACGATTTGAAAGCTCTTCCACACCCTCCGATCAAAATATTGGCAGTTGGCGAGGCTGAGAAGCTTGACTTGATGATAGAACCACTGAAATCGATAGTCGATGGCAGAGCAAACGTATTCAAGAGCTTTTCCATATTCCTCGACATAGTACCGTCCGATGCTAACAAAGGTATAGCTTTGCAATTCTTGGCTGAGCATCTCAATTTCGATTTGTCGAAAACAATAGTCTTTGGTGACAATGAAAACGACATATACATGTTCAACGTAGCGGGCATGAAGATAGCGGTTGAAAATGCAGTTGAAAAATTGAAAGAGGTGGCTGATTTTGTCAGCAAGTCGAATGAAGAGAACGGTGTTCTTCACGCTTTTAATACTCTTTTCCCTGAGTATACACGGTAG